A region of Streptomyces halobius DNA encodes the following proteins:
- the lepB gene encoding signal peptidase I, with the protein MDTDAQLTERDHSPVPTTGPEQRSRSARFLAGFTGLGRRPVTLLALCLAFLLLLSTFVMQPFLIPSSSMENTLRIGDRVLVNKLAYRFGGEPRRGDVVVFDGTGSFVHRESGENPVTGLLRGAGAALGLARPAETDYVKRVIGVGGDRVTCCDKRGRIKVNGKPVAEGFLHPGDAPSSVEFDVVVPDGKLWVMGDHRARSSDSRDHLGQPGGGTVPVGKVIGRADWISWPVSRWTTLDRPRSYDGIPAPAGPHG; encoded by the coding sequence ATGGACACCGACGCACAGCTCACGGAGCGCGACCACTCTCCCGTCCCCACCACGGGGCCGGAGCAGCGGTCGCGCTCCGCGCGTTTCCTCGCCGGTTTCACCGGCCTCGGACGCCGGCCGGTCACCCTCCTCGCACTGTGTCTGGCCTTTCTCCTGCTGCTCAGCACCTTTGTGATGCAGCCCTTTCTGATCCCCAGCTCCTCCATGGAGAACACCCTGCGGATCGGGGACCGCGTGCTGGTCAACAAGCTGGCGTACCGCTTCGGGGGTGAGCCGCGCCGGGGCGATGTCGTGGTGTTCGACGGCACCGGGTCGTTCGTTCACAGGGAGTCGGGGGAGAATCCCGTCACGGGACTGCTGCGCGGCGCCGGCGCCGCGTTGGGCCTGGCCCGGCCCGCCGAGACCGACTACGTCAAACGTGTGATCGGTGTCGGCGGGGACCGTGTGACCTGCTGCGACAAACGGGGGCGGATCAAAGTGAACGGCAAGCCCGTGGCCGAGGGCTTTCTCCACCCGGGGGACGCACCGTCCTCGGTGGAATTCGACGTCGTGGTGCCGGACGGAAAGCTGTGGGTCATGGGGGACCACCGCGCCAGATCCAGTGATTCCCGCGACCATCTCGGTCAGCCGGGCGGCGGCACCGTCCCGGTCGGCAAGGTGATCGGCCGGGCGGACTGGATCAGCTGGCCGGTGAGCCGCTGGACCACCCTCGACCGCCCGCGGTCCTACGACGGGATACCCGCGCCGGCAGGCCCCCATGGGTAA
- the rplS gene encoding 50S ribosomal protein L19, with translation MHLLDSVDSASLRSDVPAFRPGDTVNVHVRVIEGNRSRVQQFKGVCIRRQGAGVRETFTVRKVSFSVGVERTFPVHTPIVEKIEVVTRGDVRRAKLYYLRALRGKAAKIKEKRES, from the coding sequence ATGCACCTTCTCGACTCCGTCGACTCCGCGTCGCTGCGCAGCGACGTCCCGGCGTTCCGCCCCGGCGACACCGTCAACGTCCACGTCCGCGTCATCGAGGGCAACCGCTCCCGTGTGCAGCAGTTCAAGGGTGTGTGCATCCGCCGTCAGGGCGCCGGCGTCCGCGAAACCTTCACGGTCCGCAAGGTCAGCTTCTCCGTCGGCGTCGAGCGCACCTTCCCGGTGCACACCCCGATCGTCGAGAAGATCGAGGTCGTGACCCGCGGTGACGTGCGTCGCGCCAAGCTGTACTACCTCCGTGCGCTCCGCGGCAAGGCCGCGAAGATCAAGGAGAAGCGCGAGAGCTGA
- the trmD gene encoding tRNA (guanosine(37)-N1)-methyltransferase TrmD: MRLDVITIFPEYLEPLNVSLVGKARARGVLDVRVHDLRDWTHDKHHTVDDTPYGGGPGMVMKPEPWGEALDSVIASGADDARPVIVVPTPSGKPFTQRLAVELSAQPWLVFTPARYEGIDRRVIEEYGDRCDVREVSIGDYVLAGGEAPVLVMVEAVARLLPGVLGNAASHQDDSFAPGVMADLLEGPVYTKPPEWRGRGIPEVLLSGHHGKIARWRRDEALRRTAANRPDLIERADPAAFDKKDRDILATLGWSQGTDGRFGRTSEAVEE; the protein is encoded by the coding sequence ATGCGGCTCGACGTCATCACGATCTTCCCCGAGTACCTGGAGCCGCTGAACGTCTCCCTCGTCGGCAAGGCCCGCGCCCGGGGCGTGCTCGATGTACGCGTCCACGACCTGCGGGACTGGACGCACGACAAGCACCACACCGTCGACGACACCCCCTACGGCGGCGGGCCGGGCATGGTCATGAAGCCGGAGCCCTGGGGGGAGGCGCTGGACTCCGTCATCGCGTCCGGGGCGGACGACGCCCGGCCGGTGATCGTCGTCCCCACCCCCAGCGGCAAGCCCTTCACCCAGCGGCTCGCCGTCGAACTCTCCGCCCAGCCCTGGCTGGTGTTCACCCCGGCCCGCTACGAGGGCATCGACCGCCGCGTCATCGAGGAGTACGGCGACCGCTGCGACGTCCGCGAAGTGTCCATCGGCGACTACGTCCTGGCCGGCGGCGAGGCCCCGGTCCTCGTCATGGTCGAGGCCGTCGCCCGGCTGCTGCCCGGCGTCCTCGGCAACGCGGCCTCCCACCAGGACGACTCCTTCGCCCCCGGGGTGATGGCCGACCTCCTGGAAGGCCCCGTCTACACCAAGCCCCCGGAGTGGCGCGGCCGCGGCATCCCGGAGGTGCTGCTCAGCGGCCACCACGGGAAGATCGCCCGCTGGCGCCGCGACGAGGCGCTCCGCCGCACCGCCGCCAACCGCCCCGATCTGATCGAGCGCGCCGACCCCGCCGCCTTCGACAAGAAGGACCGCGACATCCTCGCGACACTGGGCTGGTCGCAGGGAACGGACGGCCGATTTGGGCGGACGAGCGAGGCCGTGGAAGAATGA
- the rimM gene encoding ribosome maturation factor RimM (Essential for efficient processing of 16S rRNA), protein MQLVVARIGRAHGVKGEVTVEVRTDEPELRLAPGAVLATDPPAAGPLTIAAGRVHSGRLLLRFEGIRDRTAAEALRNTLLIAEVDPAEVPEDPEEFYDHQLIDLDVVTPDGTVVGRVLEISHLPYQDLLVVKRPDGREVMVPFVSEIVPEIDLDEQRAVIDPPPGLLDESQAVRAEGAEGRGAGGHEDS, encoded by the coding sequence GTGCAGTTGGTCGTCGCGCGGATCGGCCGCGCCCACGGCGTCAAGGGCGAGGTCACGGTGGAGGTGCGCACCGACGAGCCCGAGCTGCGGCTCGCGCCGGGCGCCGTCCTCGCCACCGACCCCCCCGCCGCGGGGCCGCTGACCATCGCCGCCGGACGGGTGCACAGCGGTCGGCTGCTGCTGCGCTTCGAGGGCATCCGGGACCGTACGGCCGCGGAGGCGCTGCGCAACACCCTGCTGATCGCCGAGGTCGACCCCGCGGAAGTCCCCGAGGACCCCGAGGAGTTCTACGACCACCAGCTGATCGACCTCGATGTGGTCACCCCGGACGGCACCGTCGTCGGCCGCGTCCTGGAGATCTCGCATCTGCCCTACCAGGACCTGCTGGTCGTCAAGCGGCCCGACGGCCGCGAGGTCATGGTGCCGTTCGTCAGCGAGATCGTCCCGGAGATCGACCTCGATGAGCAGCGTGCAGTGATCGACCCGCCGCCCGGCCTGCTCGACGAGAGCCAGGCAGTCCGCGCCGAAGGCGCTGAGGGGCGCGGTGCCGGCGGGCACGAGGACAGCTGA
- a CDS encoding RNA-binding protein: MLEEALEHLVKGIVDNPDDVQVASRTLRRGRVLEVRVHPDDLGKVIGRNGRTARALRTVVGALGGRGIRVDLVDVDQVR, translated from the coding sequence ATGCTCGAAGAAGCTCTTGAACACCTGGTCAAGGGCATCGTCGACAACCCCGATGACGTGCAGGTCGCCTCGCGCACCCTGCGCCGTGGGCGCGTCCTGGAAGTCCGGGTCCACCCCGACGACCTGGGCAAGGTGATCGGCCGCAACGGTCGTACCGCCCGTGCCCTGCGGACCGTCGTGGGCGCCCTCGGCGGCCGGGGCATCCGCGTCGACCTGGTCGATGTGGACCAGGTGCGCTGA
- the rpsP gene encoding 30S ribosomal protein S16 has product MAVKIKLKRLGKIRSPHYRIVVADSRTRRDGRAIEEIGLYHPVQNPSRIEVNSERAQYWLSVGAQPTEPVLAILKKTGDWQKFKGEPAPAPLLVPEPKADKRALFEAAAKASGDGPKGEAITPKAKKADKKADEAEAASTSESTEA; this is encoded by the coding sequence GTGGCAGTCAAGATCAAGCTGAAGCGTCTGGGCAAGATCCGTTCGCCTCACTACCGCATCGTCGTCGCCGACTCCCGTACCCGCCGTGACGGCCGGGCCATCGAGGAGATCGGCCTGTACCACCCGGTGCAGAACCCCTCGCGCATCGAGGTCAACTCGGAGCGTGCGCAGTACTGGCTGAGCGTCGGCGCCCAGCCGACCGAGCCGGTTCTCGCCATCCTGAAGAAGACCGGTGACTGGCAGAAGTTCAAGGGCGAGCCCGCCCCGGCTCCGCTGCTGGTCCCCGAGCCGAAGGCCGACAAGCGCGCCCTCTTCGAGGCCGCCGCCAAGGCTTCCGGCGACGGGCCCAAGGGTGAGGCCATCACCCCGAAGGCGAAGAAGGCTGACAAGAAGGCGGACGAGGCCGAGGCCGCGTCCACCTCCGAGTCCACCGAGGCCTGA
- a CDS encoding SAM-dependent methyltransferase: MSPTLVRQQLPTSVSLDSDGLPGAVGPRARARDWAEIQERMLVPLYEAAYDRLGVGPGTRLLGLGCGAGLALLLAAVRGAQVSGVDADEWRLELARERLTPDGGPGAHRLVSGGPEAAAAGNAASLFHVVTAFHPVGCVSTVEGLTASLTAATGLVERGGAVVLGGWGPLERCATAGVLRMARRRLADPPWDGVVGSAGWRPAYRDDLEELAERAGLRPDGSGRVACPFGYADLASAVRGLLSTGLFDAALEVTERRLVEKELSEALRPYQRADGTVWMPNVFRYLVARTP; encoded by the coding sequence ATGTCACCCACGCTCGTGCGGCAGCAGCTTCCGACTTCGGTGTCCTTGGATTCCGACGGGCTTCCGGGGGCGGTGGGCCCACGGGCGCGCGCCCGTGACTGGGCGGAGATCCAGGAGCGGATGCTGGTCCCGCTGTATGAGGCTGCGTACGACCGTTTGGGTGTCGGTCCGGGCACCCGGTTGCTGGGGCTCGGCTGTGGTGCGGGGCTGGCGCTGCTGCTGGCGGCGGTGCGTGGTGCGCAGGTCAGTGGTGTGGACGCGGACGAGTGGCGCCTGGAGCTGGCGCGTGAGCGGCTGACGCCGGACGGCGGGCCGGGGGCGCACCGGCTGGTCAGCGGAGGGCCGGAGGCCGCTGCGGCCGGGAATGCCGCCTCCCTGTTCCATGTGGTGACCGCGTTTCATCCGGTGGGGTGTGTGAGCACCGTCGAGGGGTTGACGGCATCGCTCACCGCGGCGACCGGCCTGGTGGAGCGGGGCGGCGCGGTGGTGCTGGGCGGCTGGGGCCCGCTGGAGCGGTGTGCGACGGCCGGGGTGCTGCGGATGGCGCGGCGTCGGCTGGCCGATCCGCCGTGGGACGGCGTCGTCGGCTCGGCGGGCTGGCGGCCCGCCTACCGGGACGATCTGGAGGAGCTGGCGGAGCGGGCCGGGCTGCGGCCGGACGGATCGGGCCGGGTGGCCTGCCCCTTCGGGTACGCGGATCTGGCGAGCGCGGTGCGCGGGCTGCTGTCGACGGGGCTGTTCGACGCGGCGCTGGAGGTGACCGAGCGGCGGCTGGTGGAGAAGGAGCTGTCCGAGGCGCTGCGGCCGTATCAGCGGGCGGACGGCACGGTGTGGATGCCGAATGTGTTCCGGTATCTGGTCGCGAGGACGCCGTAG
- the ffh gene encoding signal recognition particle protein produces MFDTLSDRLASTFKNLRGKGRLSEADIDATAREIRIALLEADVALPVVRAFIKQVKARATGAEVSQALNPAQQVIKIVNDELITILGGETRRLRFAKTPPTVIMLAGLQGAGKTTLAGKLGRWLKAQGHSPLLVACDLQRPNAVNQLGVVAERAGVAVFAPEPGNGVGDPVQVAKDSIEFARTKVHDIVIVDTAGRLGIDEEMMQQAADIRDAVSPDEILFIVDAMIGQDAVNTAEAFRDGVGFDGVVLSKLDGDARGGAALSVAHVTGKQIMFASNGEKLDDFDAFHPDRMASRILGMGDMLSLIEKAEQTFSQAEAEKMAAKLQKGPKEFTLDDFLAQMEQVRKMGSISKLLGMLPGMAQMKDQINNLDEREVDRTAAIIKSMTPAERQEPTIINGSRRARIARGSGVDVSTVKSLIERFFEARKMMSKMAQGGGMPGMPGMPGMGGGAARKKKQVKQAKGKRKSGNPMKRKAEEQAAAARREAAGTGNPLGLPQAGQNPQDFELPEEFKKFMG; encoded by the coding sequence GTGTTCGATACGCTTTCCGACCGCTTGGCGAGTACTTTCAAAAACCTCCGGGGCAAGGGCCGCCTGAGCGAGGCGGACATCGACGCCACGGCGCGTGAGATCCGTATCGCCCTGCTTGAGGCCGACGTCGCCCTGCCCGTCGTCCGCGCCTTCATCAAGCAGGTCAAGGCGCGGGCCACCGGCGCGGAGGTCTCCCAGGCGCTGAACCCCGCCCAGCAGGTCATCAAGATCGTCAACGATGAGCTGATCACGATCCTGGGCGGCGAGACCCGTCGGCTCCGCTTCGCCAAGACCCCACCGACCGTGATCATGCTCGCCGGTCTGCAGGGTGCCGGTAAGACCACCCTCGCCGGAAAGCTCGGCCGCTGGCTCAAGGCGCAGGGCCACAGCCCGCTGCTGGTCGCCTGTGACCTGCAGCGTCCGAACGCGGTGAACCAGCTGGGCGTCGTCGCCGAGCGCGCCGGTGTCGCGGTGTTCGCGCCCGAGCCCGGCAACGGCGTCGGCGACCCCGTCCAGGTCGCCAAGGACTCGATCGAGTTCGCCCGCACCAAGGTCCACGACATCGTCATCGTCGACACCGCCGGCCGCCTCGGCATCGACGAGGAGATGATGCAGCAGGCCGCGGACATCCGTGACGCGGTCAGCCCGGACGAGATCCTCTTCATCGTCGACGCGATGATCGGTCAGGACGCGGTCAACACCGCCGAGGCGTTCCGCGACGGCGTCGGCTTCGACGGTGTGGTGCTCTCCAAGCTCGACGGTGACGCCCGTGGTGGTGCCGCGCTGTCCGTCGCGCATGTCACCGGCAAGCAGATCATGTTCGCCTCCAACGGCGAGAAGCTGGACGACTTCGACGCGTTCCACCCGGACCGCATGGCGTCCCGCATCCTCGGCATGGGCGACATGCTGTCGCTCATCGAGAAGGCCGAGCAGACCTTCAGCCAGGCCGAGGCCGAGAAGATGGCGGCCAAGCTCCAGAAGGGCCCCAAGGAGTTCACGCTCGACGACTTCCTGGCCCAGATGGAGCAGGTCCGCAAGATGGGCTCGATCTCCAAGCTGCTCGGCATGCTGCCCGGCATGGCGCAGATGAAGGACCAGATCAACAACCTCGACGAGCGCGAGGTCGACCGTACGGCCGCCATCATCAAGTCGATGACCCCGGCCGAGCGCCAGGAGCCGACGATCATCAACGGTTCGCGCCGGGCCCGTATCGCCCGGGGTTCCGGTGTCGACGTCAGCACGGTCAAGAGCCTCATCGAGCGGTTCTTCGAGGCCCGCAAGATGATGTCGAAGATGGCCCAGGGCGGCGGTATGCCGGGCATGCCGGGGATGCCCGGCATGGGGGGCGGCGCCGCCCGGAAGAAGAAGCAGGTCAAGCAGGCCAAGGGCAAGCGCAAGAGCGGCAACCCGATGAAGCGCAAGGCCGAGGAGCAGGCCGCGGCCGCGCGCCGCGAGGCCGCTGGCACCGGCAACCCGCTGGGCCTGCCGCAGGCCGGTCAGAACCCGCAGGACTTCGAACTTCCGGAGGAGTTCAAGAAGTTCATGGGCTGA
- a CDS encoding [protein-PII] uridylyltransferase, producing MRLLHDDAPTGPDRRAGLARLTDAWLGALLAGAAGASGVHGAALVAVGGYGRGELSPRSDLDLLLLHDGSADAGAVAALADRLWYPVWDLGLELDHSVRTPAEARATAREDLKVQLGLLDARHLAGDADLTAALRTAAYADWRAAAPKRLPELHDLCQDRADRHGELQYLLEPDLKEARGGLRDATALRAVAASWLADAPRDGLEAARTRLLDTRDALHLVTGRATDRLSLQEQTQVAEALGLLDADALLRQTYEAARTLSYAADVTWREVGRVLRARSVKPTLRGLLSGRTAGKGERSPLAEGVVELDGEAVLARTARPERDPVLVLRAAAAAAQAGLPLSPHAVRRLAAAAGPLPVPWPAEAREQLVTLLGAGPHTVPVWESLEAEGLITRLLPDWERVRCRPQRNPVHTWTVDRHLVETAVRASALTRRVHRPDLLLTAALLHDIGKGRPGDHSVAGETIARDVATRLGFDARDVTVIATLVRHHLLLVETATRRDLDDPETVGAVADAVGGAGTLELLHALTEADALATGPAAWSAWRGGLVADLVKRVAAQLAGEAVPEGRTTDEPTAEQERLAIEAARTGGPVLALHPRDEAPADDAPAPDGGQEPVGVELLIAVPDQPGVLAVAAGVLALHRLTVRAADLRTLDPIGEGPVLLLSWRVAAEYGSLPQAVRLRADLVRALDGSLDIPARLAERERAYARRARAVPAPPPRVTVAPGTSRTATVIEVRAQDAHGLLHRIGRALEEAGVSVRSAHISTLGANAVDAFYVTDTEGAPLPAERAAAVARGVQSALE from the coding sequence CTGCGGCTCCTCCACGACGACGCCCCGACCGGCCCGGACCGCCGCGCCGGCCTCGCCCGGCTCACCGACGCATGGCTCGGCGCGCTCCTGGCCGGCGCCGCCGGCGCCTCCGGCGTCCACGGCGCCGCCCTCGTCGCCGTCGGCGGCTACGGCCGCGGCGAACTCTCCCCGCGCAGCGACCTCGACCTCCTCCTGCTGCACGACGGCAGCGCCGACGCCGGTGCCGTCGCCGCCCTCGCCGACCGCCTCTGGTACCCCGTCTGGGACCTCGGTCTGGAACTCGACCACTCCGTACGCACCCCCGCCGAGGCCCGCGCCACCGCCCGCGAGGACCTCAAGGTGCAGCTGGGCCTGCTCGACGCCCGCCACCTGGCCGGCGACGCCGACCTGACCGCCGCCCTGCGCACCGCCGCATACGCCGACTGGCGCGCGGCCGCCCCCAAGCGGCTGCCGGAACTCCACGACCTGTGCCAGGACCGCGCCGACCGGCACGGCGAACTGCAGTACCTCCTCGAACCCGACCTCAAGGAGGCCAGGGGCGGGCTGCGGGACGCCACCGCGCTCCGGGCGGTCGCCGCGTCCTGGCTCGCCGACGCCCCGCGCGACGGCCTGGAAGCCGCCCGCACCCGCCTGCTCGACACCCGCGACGCGCTCCACCTGGTCACCGGGCGCGCCACCGACCGGCTCTCCCTCCAGGAGCAGACCCAGGTCGCCGAGGCACTCGGCCTGCTGGACGCCGACGCCCTGCTGCGGCAGACCTACGAAGCCGCCCGCACCCTCTCCTACGCCGCCGACGTCACCTGGCGCGAGGTCGGCCGCGTTCTGCGGGCCCGGTCCGTCAAACCCACGCTGCGCGGGCTGCTGTCCGGCCGTACCGCCGGCAAGGGGGAGCGCTCACCGCTCGCCGAGGGCGTCGTCGAACTCGACGGCGAGGCGGTGCTGGCCCGCACCGCCCGCCCCGAACGCGACCCGGTGCTGGTGCTGCGCGCCGCGGCCGCCGCCGCGCAGGCCGGACTGCCGCTCTCCCCGCACGCCGTCCGCCGCCTGGCCGCCGCGGCCGGGCCGCTGCCCGTGCCCTGGCCCGCCGAGGCCCGCGAGCAGCTGGTCACGCTCCTGGGCGCGGGCCCGCACACCGTGCCCGTATGGGAGTCCCTGGAGGCCGAGGGCCTCATCACGCGGCTGCTGCCCGACTGGGAACGCGTCCGCTGCCGTCCGCAGCGCAACCCCGTCCACACCTGGACCGTCGACCGTCACCTCGTCGAGACCGCGGTCCGGGCGTCCGCGCTGACCCGTCGGGTGCACCGCCCCGACCTGCTGCTGACCGCCGCCCTGCTGCACGACATCGGCAAGGGCCGGCCCGGCGACCACTCGGTGGCCGGCGAGACCATCGCCCGCGACGTGGCCACCCGGCTCGGCTTCGACGCCCGCGATGTCACCGTGATCGCCACCCTGGTACGGCACCATCTGCTGCTCGTCGAGACCGCCACCCGGCGCGACCTCGACGACCCCGAGACGGTCGGCGCGGTCGCGGACGCGGTCGGCGGCGCGGGCACCCTGGAACTGCTGCATGCCCTGACCGAGGCCGACGCGCTCGCCACCGGGCCCGCCGCCTGGTCCGCCTGGCGCGGCGGACTCGTCGCCGACCTGGTCAAACGCGTCGCGGCACAGCTCGCCGGCGAGGCCGTCCCGGAGGGCCGTACGACGGACGAGCCGACCGCCGAGCAGGAGCGGCTGGCGATCGAGGCGGCCCGCACCGGCGGCCCCGTCCTGGCCCTGCACCCCCGCGACGAGGCGCCCGCCGACGACGCTCCCGCGCCCGACGGCGGCCAGGAGCCGGTCGGCGTCGAACTGCTCATCGCCGTCCCGGACCAGCCGGGCGTGCTCGCCGTCGCGGCCGGTGTGCTGGCCCTGCACCGCCTCACCGTCCGCGCCGCCGATCTGCGCACCCTCGACCCCATCGGCGAGGGCCCCGTCCTGCTCCTCAGCTGGCGGGTGGCCGCCGAATACGGCTCGCTGCCGCAGGCCGTCCGGCTCCGCGCCGACCTGGTCCGCGCCCTCGACGGCTCCCTCGACATCCCCGCCCGCCTCGCCGAACGCGAACGCGCCTACGCCCGCCGCGCCCGCGCGGTCCCCGCCCCGCCGCCCCGCGTCACCGTCGCCCCCGGGACGTCCCGCACCGCGACCGTCATCGAGGTCCGCGCGCAGGACGCCCATGGGCTGCTGCACCGGATCGGGCGGGCGTTGGAGGAGGCGGGGGTCAGCGTCCGCAGCGCGCACATCAGCACGCTCGGGGCCAACGCCGTGGATGCTTTCTATGTCACGGACACGGAGGGCGCCCCACTGCCGGCCGAGCGGGCCGCGGCCGTCGCCCGCGGGGTGCAGAGCGCCCTGGAGTGA
- a CDS encoding P-II family nitrogen regulator encodes MKLITAVIKPHRLDEVKEALQAFGVHGLTVTEASGYGRQRGHTEVYRGAEYTVDLVPKVRIEVLVEDADADNLVDVVVKAARTGKIGDGKVWSVPVEEAVRVRTGERGPDAL; translated from the coding sequence GTGAAGCTCATCACGGCAGTAATCAAGCCGCACCGGCTGGACGAGGTGAAGGAAGCCCTGCAGGCATTCGGTGTGCACGGTCTGACCGTCACCGAGGCCAGCGGCTACGGCAGGCAGCGCGGGCACACGGAGGTGTACCGCGGCGCCGAGTACACCGTCGATCTGGTGCCCAAGGTCCGGATCGAGGTGCTCGTCGAGGACGCGGACGCCGACAACCTGGTGGACGTCGTGGTGAAGGCGGCCCGCACCGGCAAGATCGGCGACGGGAAGGTCTGGAGCGTGCCCGTCGAGGAGGCGGTACGCGTACGGACGGGCGAGCGCGGCCCGGACGCGCTGTAA
- a CDS encoding ammonium transporter, whose amino-acid sequence MPPGILTLAADKVTLSPANTGFMLICSALVMVMTPGLAFFYGGMVRVKSVLNMLMMSFISLGIVTVLWVLYGFGLAFGTDKGGLIGWEGDFAGLSGIGVTELWGETNIPIYVFAVFQLMFAIITPALISGALADRVKFTAWALFIALWATVVYFPVAHWVWGDGGWLFDMGVIDFAGGTAVHINAGAAALGAILVVGKRIGFKKDPMRPHSLPLVMLGAGLLWFGWFGFNAGSWLGNDDGIGAVAFVNTQVATAAAMLGWLTYEKVRHGSFTTLGAASGAVAGLVAITPACGSVSPLGAIAVGIIAGVLCAMAVGLKYKLGYDDSLDVVGVHLVGGVVGSLLIGLFATGGVQSDAKGLFYGGGLEQLGKQAVGVAAVLVYSLVVSFVLAKVIDLLMGFRVSEDEEISGVDQAAHAETAYDFTGAGGGTVARTAAVPATGAATAEPAGKQGTTKKVDA is encoded by the coding sequence ATGCCCCCAGGCATCCTGACGCTCGCAGCAGACAAGGTGACACTCAGCCCGGCGAACACCGGGTTCATGCTGATCTGCTCCGCACTGGTGATGGTCATGACGCCTGGCCTCGCCTTTTTCTATGGCGGCATGGTCCGGGTCAAGAGCGTGCTCAACATGCTGATGATGAGCTTCATCAGCCTGGGCATCGTGACAGTTCTTTGGGTCCTCTACGGTTTCGGGCTCGCCTTCGGCACCGACAAGGGCGGCCTGATCGGCTGGGAGGGCGACTTCGCCGGTCTCAGCGGTATCGGCGTGACCGAGCTGTGGGGCGAAACGAACATCCCGATCTATGTGTTCGCGGTCTTCCAGCTGATGTTCGCGATCATCACGCCCGCGCTGATCAGCGGTGCGCTCGCGGACCGGGTGAAGTTCACCGCCTGGGCCCTGTTCATCGCCCTGTGGGCCACCGTCGTCTACTTCCCCGTCGCGCACTGGGTGTGGGGTGACGGCGGCTGGCTCTTCGACATGGGCGTCATCGACTTCGCCGGCGGTACGGCCGTGCACATCAACGCGGGTGCCGCGGCGCTCGGCGCGATCCTGGTCGTCGGCAAGCGCATCGGCTTCAAGAAGGACCCGATGCGGCCGCACAGCCTGCCCCTGGTGATGCTCGGCGCCGGTCTGCTGTGGTTCGGCTGGTTCGGCTTCAACGCCGGCTCCTGGCTCGGCAACGACGACGGCATCGGAGCGGTCGCGTTCGTCAACACCCAGGTCGCCACGGCCGCGGCGATGCTCGGCTGGCTCACGTACGAGAAGGTCCGGCACGGCTCGTTCACCACGCTGGGCGCCGCCTCCGGCGCGGTCGCCGGTCTCGTCGCGATCACCCCGGCCTGTGGCTCGGTCAGCCCGCTCGGCGCCATCGCGGTGGGCATCATCGCCGGTGTGCTGTGCGCCATGGCCGTCGGCCTCAAGTACAAGCTCGGCTACGACGACTCGCTCGACGTCGTCGGTGTGCACCTCGTCGGCGGTGTCGTCGGATCGCTGCTGATCGGCCTGTTCGCCACCGGCGGTGTGCAGAGCGACGCCAAGGGCCTCTTCTACGGCGGCGGCCTCGAACAGCTCGGCAAGCAGGCGGTCGGTGTGGCGGCCGTGCTGGTCTACTCGCTGGTCGTCTCGTTCGTCCTTGCCAAGGTCATCGACCTGCTGATGGGCTTCCGGGTCAGCGAGGACGAGGAGATCTCGGGCGTCGACCAGGCCGCGCACGCCGAGACGGCATATGACTTCACCGGCGCGGGCGGTGGCACGGTGGCCCGTACGGCAGCGGTCCCCGCGACCGGCGCCGCCACCGCGGAGCCGGCCGGCAAGCAGGGCACGACGAAGAAGGTGGACGCGTGA